One Carya illinoinensis cultivar Pawnee chromosome 5, C.illinoinensisPawnee_v1, whole genome shotgun sequence genomic window, tatataaatcactttATTAGAACTAATAAGGTGAgatcttatatttatatatacatatataaatatatatttatgtttatatatatttgaagtgcAGTGATTTAGTATTATAGTTGGAAAATCtaatatttaagaagattgagaattgaaattaaaaaataatagatatattaaataatattgttccttacatatattaaaagcaaaacacaaaatatgatagaattttCGTAAACAACACTTAGATGAACATGTTGTTCACGAAATTCGTACTCCGTACCTCCTCAGTCAAGGATTCAACCTTCTCATTGAGGATATCTACTTGATGGGCTATCTCAGTGACAAACTTCTCTACAGCCACAATCTATTGATCGATATGTGCAGTCAGCTGTGAGATCACCGCATCCACCCAAGCAGGGCATGCATCTCCTGCAGATGTACTCATTGGCTGCTAATTATTACTCCCCACACAGGGCCTGGGCTACGTCGGAGGAACTAGATCCACTATAGGAGGTGGCTGATGTTGAGGATGCCCCCTCACTTGTCCAATGCTACATCGATGTGTGGTCATGTCGAGGGGGCACATCTGCTTTGTGACCCACTCACCCAGCTAGACTGGCATGCTCCGATCAAGTAATAGCTGGTTGATGATGACACCGTATGGGAGGTTGTCCGTGGAGACGATGCTCGCCTTGTAACAGATCCTCTCAAAGATGCGCAGTGGCAAATCGAGGGGATCTCCACATGCTACTCGGATAAAAGACTATGCCTGAATTTGACTAAATGTGGTTTTATGTACCACATGATCCACGTTTGTTGTAATAATAAGTTGTAACATGTGAAAGAAAGATAACAAATGTATTTGGTTGAAGGCATTCTTCCTCTCGATTGGAATGTGGTCTCTCCcggtgaggatgtagaaatcctcaTCTCGGCCATCACCACGGGCCTCATGTCAGTACCCTCGGCCTATGACTAGTCTGCACCTCCAGCTGATGATAGCTCAATTGGGCCAATAGAAGTCCCTTCACCTGCCTCAAGTGTGCCGTGTGCAGATGTAGATGTACGAACCACGGCTGTGTCGCCAGTTTGAGAGTCAGCTGTAGTCGATGTCTCAACTACTCAACGAATCCAGAGGTGTTTGCCGATGACATCCAGTGAAATCTCAAACGACACACCGCATACAGTCATGGTGTGAGAGGATGCGTCCTGAGGCATGGAGCACATCTCCATATAAAACTCCCGAACCATTGAGGGGTATAGCTTTCCCCTCAAATGTGCAGATATTTCCCCAGCCTCTATTGAATAAGACATCTCTGAGGCTCGTCTACTCCCATCTGAGCTCGTCAAATGGATTAATCAGGACCTCTCGCCCTACTATAACAGTGCGAGCCCTGATCCGAGCAGTGTCGTCAGTAGCAACTTCTCTCTCCCATTTTCTGGTATGCAAAAggatgaaccatatcctaaaaatagaaaaggaaaaacaattacTAGCATTAgagtattattaattttaaactgcTCTGCATTAATGTTCGAAAGTTAAGTTAAAACGTTGGGACGTATGTGTTTAACCTTGAAACATAATTACTACTCATTCGAATATATAGCATACACATTCGAAAGTTAATTGCATAACggctaaaatttttaaaatgtgtgtgtttgaatgttattCCTTGCACATTCGAACGTATGAGTTTGGATAGTCGAACGTCAAGATTTACGTGCAAACGTAAAATATACACATTCCAATGTAAAAGGCAAAACGACGAATAAATGTGGGAAGTATTACGTCTGAATGTTTATATTAAATGGAGTTGAAACTCTGGCTacctaaattttttaaatatattcattttttcatctaaatctaaaaatatgtatatatatataaccaactACATTTTTGTGATGGAATTTAACGATGGCGTCGAGTGTTTAACGGCTACGTTGACAGTGGAGAGAAATAGGAAACGTCGTGAAAATGAATCATCCTATTTCGGTTTTTGGCTTATATAGAAGATATGTTCAAACATCAATTTGATTAATGTTCAGACGTTAACGTAAACGCCTGAACGTGTATGaacttaacattcgaatgtaaaaTGAAATGTCCAAATGTGATAAATAGTACGTtctaacttattatatattatatatagttattttatatatattttagtatgtTTGAATGTGTTAAAATAGTAAGTTCAAACGTTTGTACATGAGAAAATATGACCtcttataattgttttaatattataatattatatataattaatataaactataaaatattatattatatgttacatattataatatatactatatatatatagaatatagttggttttatatattatatataaaaccaactatatatatagtatattatataagtatatataagtataagtatctagtatattatataagtttatagaagtatatatatagtctaatactatatagtataaacaTATATGCtctataattatattagtaaagtatataatattatatatatatatatatatatcttattgttattgatttattctgtttatgtttaatttcatgatgaaCTATTACGCTCATAATATTGGTTTTCGTGATCGTTATGAATTAAACTGTTTAGAATATAATCTGAGACctgaattaaataatttaaaagaaacaataaagtatcttaaagaaaaaaaattattaatgaaattagaTTATTACtcaataaaggaaaaatatcatactatatatgtatatatagtatattatataagtatatataaatataagtatctagtatattatataagtttacataagtatatatatagtctagtatgatataatatagtatGAACATATATAGTCTACAATTATACTAgtaaagtatataatatataagtatatatagtattatacagtatacttatatttctagtatatatagtattatatagtagacttatatatttatagtatatatagtattatatagtagacttatatattatatatataagtatatatataatgtactatatatgtaatatactataaATTTGCATATGGAAGGCAGCTaatttatatgttatttataacatattatattaatatatattactatatatattatgttatatattactaaaacatattatatattagttagaagatatataactaatatttataacatattaatattaatatattaacaacaTAATATTAGTGATACAATATGAAACGGCCGAACGTTTctatttaacattcgaacatgaATAGACGTTCATATTCAATGTTAGaatgttaaattattaatgttcaAGCATGAAACAAATGCGGGAAAACTCATGCTCATTTCCTCATCTCTTATTATAAACGTTTGAACATTACATTATCTACGTTCAGACATTAGAAAAATGCGAAAAATCTCCAACTCATTTTTCTAGATATAATAataaacatttgaacgttaCATTATTTACATTCAGATGTTAAAAAATGTGGGGAAATTCCCGCTCATTTCCTTAGCTCGTATAATAAATGTTCGAACATTACattatttacgttcgaacgtaaaaattatatatattttttaacgtcCGAATGTTCTATCTAAAAACTAGGTGATAAAtgttaacattcaaacgtataatatttacgttcgaatgttagaacaaatgaaatattttagaatGAAATCACGCACGGGATGAAAAGTGGTATCATTTTTCCTTCATCCCATGCGTGAAACAGACAGCTTGAGTGAGAGAGAAATCTCGTGAGAGATGGTTAGAGTAGAGGGCttcagtgagagagagagttagaaaGTGATTGCTAATTCACAAAAATTAGTTTGTTCTTGAAGAGGGGTAACGGAGATTACTTTCACtaagaaattttttgttttatttgttaataaatttattctaagtgaactaattatatttgtatattttttgaaggattattTGGTGGAGCTTGTAATCAACTATTTAATTTGATACATTTTTTTGTTGGGctaggtatatttctaaactttgttTGGTatattattgtgaatttgtttgtgaatatgtcaatatatgcatatattgtgattattatttgttttattgaatgtgttgggaatatgtttatatattgtgattattttttgttttattgaatatgttgggaatatgtcaatatatgcatatattgtgattattgttttttttattgaatatgttggaaataTGTTTATGTATTGTGattattgtttgttttattgaatatgcTGGGAATATGTCAATATATGCAAATATTGTGattattgtttgttttattgaatatgttgggaatatgtttatatattgttattattgtttgtgaatttttattgaatatgtgggGAATATGTTTATAGATTGTGAAATTGTGTGTGAATATTTAATAAGTATTTTGTGGATATGTGAAATTGTTGTGATTATTGTTAACATTTAATATGTGAATAaatgtttaatatataataagtatataaaatatattcatactagtttaattagaatatgattattatgcaacttataaataaataacttcactataaataaagtataatatacatataataactatactTGGTTGTAACACATTAAATATTCCTACCCTTGTGACTTTCCAAATcgcaatattattaaatatatatatataaattaagaaagtaaaataCTCTTGGAAAAAGAGGTATTGGACCCACCAaataagttgaaagttgaaaggAATAAATTACTctgtatttaatataaaatagagagTAAATAACGAtggatcaaataaatatttaattagaatatactatatacttattgtctatataaataaataactcactCAATTAAGTATATAGATATTAGTAAACATTTTAGACATAATAACTAATTATAACTAATATGTGCTCCTACTaagttataatataaacaataaaaaataaataagtatcaattatgataaaatatatataataaaaattatatatataataacaattatataataaaaattaacatatatataatctcaaatggataataataattaaaattacaatttaggAACTTCCAATTAAAATACTTTGTTGCCTGTTGAAAAATTTGAAGCTTCTTTTCCATaactaataatttttaatttttatataaattaacaaaGTCAAACAAATAGTAATGTTATATTGTTAAACTAGAAagagatattgtaaatatgctCACAAGCTTCCTGTCTTTGAGAGAACGATTAAGAATTATCTTGAAAAATTGTCTATCAAATTGCTTGACTGtcaaaattcaaaatctctCCAGCTTTGAGAGTTTTCAAGGTCGGATAGTTTGTGATTAGACATAAATTTAGATATTTCTTCAAGATCATTCTCAATCATTGTCTACAAGACAGGTAGCTTGTGAGCATATTCTTCCATCTAAGCTCTAGTTAACaatataacattattatatttgtttcaCATTGTTAATTCAAATAACATAGAAATATTTGTTATAGtattttttgtaagatattgtGTGGCATtacataaataaccttagacccgatTGAAAATTAGACATTTAAGTGTACACTAATTTCTGAATTGTCtagtgtggacagtttgggattatattatctgtattgtaCATTTTTGTTACTCCTACTGAACACGTTTAGTATAAAGTTTCAGTGTCTTTCTCTATTGTTATTCGAGTATATTGTTCGTAGGGTCACAATCCctctatgtgaacatgtatacttagAGAACTACAGTGAGGTGTAGCCGAAATTTCTACTGACGtagaaagtagtagagtgacgaaATATGTGCAATATGGATAATTTAATCCCGAATGGGATAAGACCAACTACCTTATCGAAAAAGCAGTTCTAATTGGAGTATGACATACATTTGAATTTTCTCTACACATGTTACTAATAGACaaattttttagaaatggaCAAAAGTTAAATGCATCTAGGCGATAGATTTGGAAAGGATTAAGTACCCTATGTGCATGGAGTAAGAACCTtaattgattttgcaaaggcctctgctgatagtcttggttacattaagtgtccatgttgaggctgtaaaaatttgtgtgtgaTAGGGTTTGATGaagttgaaagtcatatatttgtgaacagTATGGATTTGGGGTATCCCTTATGGATATTGCGtggtgagccgtatgcacaGTCAGCAGATGCATTGTTTGGTCATCCGAATTATTTGCggcacgtggatgatgattatgagcagGACGAGTGGAGGAGATGTCAGGTAACATTGAAGCTGTGATGGTCATGGATGAGGTTGACAACAATGCCTtaagcgcactgttgggaataaaatcAAAGCTAAGGGTTTAATAGTAGAGGcttatatacacgatgaatggttaacattttgctctctatatttttgtgatgttgagacacgatttaatcgtcaagagcgaaatgctgatcttgctacTTCGCTTCCTCATGAGCTAttagtgttttctcagaatgtacgaccatTGGGTGAGCAAACAGGTTACAATTTAATTGATGGAGagtgggtaaagttcggtggtacatGCTAAATAATTGTCGGGAGATTGATGAGTATATATCTTAGGTATGCCGTTGCATGTTTCGAATAATTCTAGTTACAAAAGtttaactataacttttgtaCTCAATTATACTTAtttgcatttatatataatgagcACATAGACAAACATAGGACGAAAGGCATAAAGAATGTAGAGGCAAGACACGAGGAAGAATTTTtcggatggtttgaacaacgtatatgaacaaaaattacatagatgttagattttgaaacttttaactCTTTGTAACTTTTAATAAGTATATACTATTTCAATTGATAGATTTTGGAATAACGTGCTCGTAATCTCGAATCAGTTTCTCAATAATtatatgcattggcccgtggtccctCAAATAGAgtacttcgatacactgcatgcacggtTCGAGATTATAGATTCCATCTAGATTATGAACGTAGtagaaagactcaaaactaTGGTGTGTTGATCGatgggagtcatggaacagatggtAATAACTATTATGGCGTCAtacgtgatattatcggattgaaatatctgggtgagATGATAACTCATTTCTTTAAATGTGATTAGTGGGATTTAGGCAGTGGTCGGGTTTTGATACATAGGGATAATcactttacgagtgtcaatactgtatctaaatggtacgaagatgatccatgtGTATTGGCTTATTAAGCTACCCaagtctattacttgattgatccaatgaaaaatgCCGATGAAGATAATAGAGAGATAACTTAGTGAGTCGTATAAAAGTTTGTCcctagaaatatatatgaagcagGAATGAGTGAAGATTACGagaatagtggagatgaagatgacactccgattgtagaggcctaccaagaAGATGGAGAGGGTATTAACTTGTTTGTTGATCTCATTGCACTCGatttgctccccttatgtagagatgacatCCCACCCGCCCATCTCGACCTGTCCGtattaaatgattattcaattcaagtaagtgaggaacaagaagaagaagacgaagaagaatatGGGGAGAATAAGGAGTACGAAGAAGAGGTTAATGATGATGACGAAAATGTTATTGAGGGAGATTCTGAAAGAAGCATgaaaaatacatccgaagatgaagaataaaagtagtaaaaatattttacaatataggTGACTGTAGAATGTTATACTTTTcattatttcttctaattaattttctttatcatattaatcattttcaaggaTGCCGCCAAAATGACAAAGAAGAAATATGCCTCATCTGCCAAATCCAAGTCCCAAACCCGTTAAGGACTCCCCACTCGAGAAATCCGCTCCAAAAGATCAAGTTAACACGGCAGAGAACGACATCTAGTTGACACCTACTAATAAGGAAATTTCtatgaaaattaattatatattaatacttttgtctcaataactatataattaattatactattatctattagttgatgcatctaCTCGTTGTGTTCGTGGCTATACACGTGGTATTTCTCtaagaaaaatcgaaggcataaAAAACTCAAGGTCACCATTCCTGATAATTTTACTGAATGAgtggatgatagtgcagcagcgctttcctcctatattggcacaatAGTCCGTGCTTATGCTCCATTTCATGTGTGATCATAGAGAGATGTTTCTAATGAGATTAAGGAgtacattcggagtcgtgtgctagTGAATTTACTttgataataaatctttttcacctagattagtatatcctatttttgacataattcacttattaggatgaatttgaccttaACTTTGGCTGTAgagaggatttgagaactgtgaatgagttaatggctacactattttGACGTGACGAGGGAAGATGTCACAAtcacttcaagaagtttgagatgTTGGAAGAGACTGCTCAATCCCTTTCTAGTAGATGAAGTTAGATGATTGgagaaagtgttgtgatcttttcgcATATCCAgattatcaggtattctagatttatttcctttaattatttacatttatatttgttctatattatatatatatatatatatatattacaattaacattcttaaatAATGTTGTAGCACTTAAGTGCTACAAGTGTACAGAATAGATATGCTCTGACTGTTCACCATCGTGTCGGTTTAAGGTCATTCCAccttcttgctgaaaaaatagtaattaataaattatataattcatttatttttctgatattcttttataaaagtACTAacactatatttttaaaattgctaatgtcgcTTTGTTAGAAACGTGATAATCTTGAAAACTTTTCTCTCGTTCATGTCTATgttgctgctcacactaatgaacGTAGTGAGTTGATGGATCTTGTCACTGCAGATAATTAGGTAAGTGgtgttaattttgttaaataaattatgcaacatgttatttagattattttttatttgtatttcttttaatatgttacttattgtatgttttttttttcaaattatagaaaaaaaaaacaatgaaaatatAGTCAGCTTCTAAGGAATCCTCTTCGAGTAACATATACATATGAGGTCGAGATAGCAAGAATTGGAATCCCTCTTAGAGCGatagtctcatttagagactcATTTGCAGGTCCAATAGAGAGACGAAGAGGAAATAATATGCAGTGAAGTCTAAGAGCAAGTGCTGCGGGAGATGATAGTGTAAATGGAGGGTGTTATGGCTTTGCAACAGAATTGCGGTGGGCaaggaggaaagaagaagaaatgaatttgatcaattttatcagtgttttaatatctaattttgaaacattATAAGAGATCGTTAGTTGTCAAATGATGGTGTATAAATATGATACAATTGATatgtttttttagttttatgaaattattatttctgatctgtacattcgaatgtaaataaaaaacgtttgaacgttggTTCACATTCGAAAAAATGTATAattgaacaaaattaaaaaataacgtTCCAACGTACAACTCAACGGTCGAATGTAAACACACACAAACTAAcaaaatgtttgaatgtttaaatGATTAATGTTCGAACAAACATCCGAACATTCACACATTCGTTCGAAAGCTTCTTTGCTAACATTCGAATTAGCCTTCGAACGTTATACTAATTGCGTTCAAACATTTGTCCGTTAACGTCCGAACTAAAATTAGAACGTTTGTTGCAATTAACTTTCGGATgtataaacgtttgaacgttttacTGATACTTTCGAACAATAATCAATGAAAGTCAACTTCTATCTTTCTAATGCCAATTGGTTGGGttgacgttcgaatgttatgtcaGACTTTTGAATGTTACTTTCCGTGACAGTTTTCAATTGTCACAAAAAAATGtcacgttcaaacgttataCCAAACGGAACACCtccatctgtcactaaaagtgACGGCTACATAATAAACTGTCACCAATTGTATTATGTGACGCACATTAGGTGACGGTCATGGTGACAACTTCAAACTATCACCAAATGTATTTGGTgatgttttgattattttttgtgacggtttcttatgtcacaaaatacaaattatgtTGTAGTGTCTTTTTCTCGATCGAGTAAGAAGATATGAGCTCAATGGAAGCAGGAGGTAgatctataaattaattttaatatatatatatatatatgtatatgtatagtcCAAACAAGTATAATATAACCTAAAGCTAGTACGTACGATATCAACAAAATGATCGATCGGAAGCATAAGGAAGTTTCGTTTGCAGGCTTATTATAAGCATAAATTGAGAGAGATGGATCAGATCCACCGTGAAAGACACGAGGTAGCtgctcaaacaaaaaaaaccaacaacattatGCAGGAAAGGGTACCTTTTTACGTACTTtactttttagaaaataaaggtacttatatatatatgctatatgaATGTGATCATGTTTTTGTTCACATCTACTACTCCTGGCTGATCTTCATAAGAGTATCATCTATCTCTCTGGTAAGATCAGCTGCAAACGGAAGCAATTCTTTTGGATCTGGAATATCCAGGTTAAGTTTCTCATAATCAATACTCCAACGGCTCAAGCATCCCTCTTTCTTGGGAATGGCCTGAAAAGTGAACTTGATACTTTTGTATGCCTCTTCCACTAATTCCCCTCTTATCAGATTGAAAGTAACCGACAGTTTTTCGTCATCTTTGCTCTCTATGATCTCCTTGGAAATTACAGTTTTCCCCCCTACGAAGCCAgaccaaaagaaaagaatggatgaaacatatatatatatatatatatatatatatatatatatatatatatatatatatgaaaccgTACAAGCTGCAATGATACCTTAATTAAACTATCAATTTCCAGAATCACCTCCGATCCCAAGCAACCaaaaaaatgcaatatattCCATTTTCCCTTTCGAAAGTCCAAATTACCCCTAACAACTTTTAAAAAGACATTATAATCattgtaaattaaaaattttaaaaataagaaagaaagaccAAATTAATGACCAACCAAAAATTAGTAGTTTGTGGCCGTGTGATCATTGAAATTGATAATTTATTGAGACGATTGCAAATAAAAAATTGCGAAATGCGAACAAGACGCGAGAATTATATACAACAATACGTACCAATTAAGCATAACATGTGACAATTAAGTAAGAGAAAGTACTTTTGTGGCCCTTACCGTGTGCGAGATGAAAGTTCACGACAGCACCCACATCTTCCCATTTACCTTCTACTAAATCAACCTTGGGTATATAGGTAGGGCAAAGTTTTGGTACCTCGTACAATCGTTTCGCGTTTGCCTCATACATAGAACGAGCTGATGACTTGGCCTCTATTTCAATATACTTAACTTACCAGACAGAGAAGAAGacatttttcctttcaattatAAGACTTTGTGTCCAGGACACTACTCCTCTTCGGCTTTTATAGGAAAAATGGGCTAGGTTAATTTAGTCGACAAGTTCCTCATTCTCTTAACGCTAACTCGTGGAAATATCATGGACTTCAAAGTCACATTCGTGCCTTTGAAACAGCAAGCTAGCCGACGTATATCTTTGACACGTAGTTTTGGCAAGGGAACAATTTCTTGTACTACTAGTTCTGGATACTTTTGGAATTAAGAACCAGGTACATTCATTCACGAGATGATGTCTTGTACCAGATTTCAACAagtaacaatttctttttgtctGTAGGGATACATTAATACTCCATTCTGAGtgatctaataatttttttttttttttgaatattcttcaagatattttttatcatgTAGACCGCCCACCGAGGCAATCCAAATATTTTAAAGAGATGTCTCTATGAATCACTCTGCCACTATCGTAAGAggattaatataaattaatcctTTGTCAAACTTTTTGAGAGTTGTCaaaattttttagtttattttttatttttgtaacttttaagtgattttttttcttctttatagtATTTAAGACTACTTTTTAAAAT contains:
- the LOC122311636 gene encoding MLP-like protein 43, whose protein sequence is MYEANAKRLYEVPKLCPTYIPKVDLVEGKWEDVGAVVNFHLAHGGKTVISKEIIESKDDEKLSVTFNLIRGELVEEAYKSIKFTFQAIPKKEGCLSRWSIDYEKLNLDIPDPKELLPFAADLTREIDDTLMKISQE